A single window of Gossypium arboreum isolate Shixiya-1 chromosome 13, ASM2569848v2, whole genome shotgun sequence DNA harbors:
- the LOC108461108 gene encoding protein LUTEIN DEFICIENT 5, chloroplastic isoform X2 yields the protein MAATPAFPLLQLRLTKPKPKLTASCFRPYGTSKFGIVKCGSSSNGREPDSADNGVKSVERLLEEKRRAELSARIASGEFTVQKSGFPSLLKNGLSKIGVPSGVLEILFKGVDDVEDYPKIPEAKGAIQAIRSEAFFIPLYELYLTYGGIFRLTFGPKSFLIVSDPSIAKHILKDNSKAYSKGILAEILDFVMGKGLIPADGEIWRIRRRAIVPALHQKYVAAMISLFGLATDRLCQKLDDAATDGEDVEMESLFSRLTLDIIGKAVFNYDFDSLTNDTGIVEAVYTVLREAEDRSVSPIPTWEIPIWKDLSPRQRKVTEALKLINDVLDDLIATCKRMVEEEELQFSDEYMNEQDPSILHFLLASGDDVSSKQLRDDLMTMLIAGHETSAALLTWTFYLLSKEPSVVSKLQDEVDFVLGDRFPTIDDMKKLKYTTRVINESLRLYPQPPVLIRRSIENDVLGKYPIKRGEDIFISVWNLHRSPSLWQDAEKFNPERWPLDGPNPNETNQNFCYLPFGGGPRKCVGDMFASFETVVAVAMLVRRFNFQMALGAPPVEMTTGATIHTTQGLKMTVTRRMNPPIIPEINMEGLKMEGTARILEAETQLGEKGEVSQAHS from the exons ATGGCTGCCACTCCAGCTTTTCCTCTTCTTCAGCTTCGTTTAACCAAACCCAAACCCAAACTCACTGCTTCTTGTTTTAGACCTTATG GCACATCTAAGTTTGGAATAGTAAAATGTGGATCATCTTCCAATGGGAGAGAGCCTGATTCAGCTGACAATGGTGTTAAAAGTGTGGAACGTTTACTTGAAGAGAAACGCCGGGCTGAGTTATCTGCCAGGATTGCTTCTGGAGAATTCACTGTTCAGAAATCTGG TTTCCCTTCTCTATTGAAGAATGGTTTGTCGAAAATTGGTGTTCCCAGTGGGGTTCTTGAAATCTTATTTAAAGGGGTTGATGATGTTGAAGATTATCCCAAGATTCCAGAGGCGAAAGGGGCGATTCAGGCCATCCGAAGTGAGGCCTTCTTCATCCCTTTGTATGAGCTTTACCTCACTTATGGTGGGATTTTCAGGCTAACCTTTGGACCAAAG TCATTTTTGATTGTTTCCGATCCTTCCATTGCTAAGCATATATTGAAGGACAACTCAAAGGCTTATTCAAAG GGTATATTAGCAGAGATTTTGGACTTTGTCATGGGAAAAGGACTTATCCCAGCTGATGGTGAGATATGGCGCATTAGAAGACGTGCTATAGTCCCAGCACTGCATCAAAAG taTGTAGCAGCTATGATTAGCTTATTTGGGCTGGCTACCGATAGGCTTTGCCAGAAACTAGATGATGCTGCAACTGATGGGGAAGATGTAGAAATGGAATCGCTTTTCTCCAGGTTGACATTAGACATTATTGGCAAGGCAGTATTTAATTATGATTTCGATTCATTAACAAATGATACCGGCATAGTTGAG GCTGTTTACACTGTTTTGCGGGAAGCAGAAGATCGAAGTGTCTCTCCTATTCCAACCTGGGAGATCCCTATTTGGAAAGACCTTTCACCACGACAAAGGAAGGTTACGGAAGCACTCAAATTGATTAATGATGTACTAGACGATCTAATTGCGACATGCAAG AGGATGGTAGAAGAAGAAGAGCTACAGTTTTCTGATGAGTATATGAACGAACAAGATCCTAGTATTCTCCACTTTCTGCTGGCATCAGGGGATGAT GTTTCTAGCAAGCAACTCCGTGATGATTTAATGACAATGCTTATTGCTGGGCATGAAACATCGGCCGCTCTTTTGACATGGACCTTCTATCTTTTATCAAAG GAACCTAGTGTTGTATCCAAGCTCCAGGATGAG GTTGACTTTGTTCTTGGAGATCGGTTTCCAACGATAGACGACATGAAAAAACTCAAGTACACAACTCGTGTTATTAATGAA TCTCTGAGGCTCTATCCACAGCCACCGGTCTTAATACGACGTTCTATTGAGAATGATGTGCTTGGAAAGTACCCAATAAAAAG GGGTGAAGATATTTTTATCTCTGTTTGGAATCTGCATCGAAGTCCAAGTCTCTGGCAAGATGCAGAGAAGTTCAATCCTGAAAGGTGGCCTTTAGATGGACCAAATCCTAATGAAACAAACCAAAATTTCTG TTACTTGCCCTTTGGTGGAGGACCTCGGAAATGTGTAGGAGACATGTTTGCATCTTTCGAG ACTGTTGTAGCAGTTGCAATGCTTGTCCGGCGATTTAACTTCCAAATGGCACTTGGAGCTCCTCCA GTTGAAATGACTACTGGAGCAACTATCCACACAACGCAGGGGCTGAAGATGACAGTTACACGAAGAATGAATCCTCCGATTATCCCTGAAATAAACATGGAGGGATTGAAGATGGAAGGAACTGCCCGGATTTTGGAAGCAGAGACCCAACTTGGAGAGAAAGGTGAAGTTTCTCAAGCTCATTCATAG
- the LOC108461108 gene encoding protein LUTEIN DEFICIENT 5, chloroplastic isoform X1, with protein MAATPAFPLLQLRLTKPKPKLTASCFRPYGTSKFGIVKCGSSSNGREPDSADNGVKSVERLLEEKRRAELSARIASGEFTVQKSGFPSLLKNGLSKIGVPSGVLEILFKGVDDVEDYPKIPEAKGAIQAIRSEAFFIPLYELYLTYGGIFRLTFGPKSFLIVSDPSIAKHILKDNSKAYSKGILAEILDFVMGKGLIPADGEIWRIRRRAIVPALHQKYVAAMISLFGLATDRLCQKLDDAATDGEDVEMESLFSRLTLDIIGKAVFNYDFDSLTNDTGIVEAVYTVLREAEDRSVSPIPTWEIPIWKDLSPRQRKVTEALKLINDVLDDLIATCKRMVEEEELQFSDEYMNEQDPSILHFLLASGDDVSSKQLRDDLMTMLIAGHETSAALLTWTFYLLSKEPSVVSKLQDEVDFVLGDRFPTIDDMKKLKYTTRVINESLRLYPQPPVLIRRSIENDVLGKYPIKRGEDIFISVWNLHRSPSLWQDAEKFNPERWPLDGPNPNETNQNFCYLPFGGGPRKCVGDMFASFETVVAVAMLVRRFNFQMALGAPPVEMTTGATIHTTQGLKMTVTRRMNPPIIPEINMEGLKMEGTARILEAETQLGEKVGKYYSICFPSKLAV; from the exons ATGGCTGCCACTCCAGCTTTTCCTCTTCTTCAGCTTCGTTTAACCAAACCCAAACCCAAACTCACTGCTTCTTGTTTTAGACCTTATG GCACATCTAAGTTTGGAATAGTAAAATGTGGATCATCTTCCAATGGGAGAGAGCCTGATTCAGCTGACAATGGTGTTAAAAGTGTGGAACGTTTACTTGAAGAGAAACGCCGGGCTGAGTTATCTGCCAGGATTGCTTCTGGAGAATTCACTGTTCAGAAATCTGG TTTCCCTTCTCTATTGAAGAATGGTTTGTCGAAAATTGGTGTTCCCAGTGGGGTTCTTGAAATCTTATTTAAAGGGGTTGATGATGTTGAAGATTATCCCAAGATTCCAGAGGCGAAAGGGGCGATTCAGGCCATCCGAAGTGAGGCCTTCTTCATCCCTTTGTATGAGCTTTACCTCACTTATGGTGGGATTTTCAGGCTAACCTTTGGACCAAAG TCATTTTTGATTGTTTCCGATCCTTCCATTGCTAAGCATATATTGAAGGACAACTCAAAGGCTTATTCAAAG GGTATATTAGCAGAGATTTTGGACTTTGTCATGGGAAAAGGACTTATCCCAGCTGATGGTGAGATATGGCGCATTAGAAGACGTGCTATAGTCCCAGCACTGCATCAAAAG taTGTAGCAGCTATGATTAGCTTATTTGGGCTGGCTACCGATAGGCTTTGCCAGAAACTAGATGATGCTGCAACTGATGGGGAAGATGTAGAAATGGAATCGCTTTTCTCCAGGTTGACATTAGACATTATTGGCAAGGCAGTATTTAATTATGATTTCGATTCATTAACAAATGATACCGGCATAGTTGAG GCTGTTTACACTGTTTTGCGGGAAGCAGAAGATCGAAGTGTCTCTCCTATTCCAACCTGGGAGATCCCTATTTGGAAAGACCTTTCACCACGACAAAGGAAGGTTACGGAAGCACTCAAATTGATTAATGATGTACTAGACGATCTAATTGCGACATGCAAG AGGATGGTAGAAGAAGAAGAGCTACAGTTTTCTGATGAGTATATGAACGAACAAGATCCTAGTATTCTCCACTTTCTGCTGGCATCAGGGGATGAT GTTTCTAGCAAGCAACTCCGTGATGATTTAATGACAATGCTTATTGCTGGGCATGAAACATCGGCCGCTCTTTTGACATGGACCTTCTATCTTTTATCAAAG GAACCTAGTGTTGTATCCAAGCTCCAGGATGAG GTTGACTTTGTTCTTGGAGATCGGTTTCCAACGATAGACGACATGAAAAAACTCAAGTACACAACTCGTGTTATTAATGAA TCTCTGAGGCTCTATCCACAGCCACCGGTCTTAATACGACGTTCTATTGAGAATGATGTGCTTGGAAAGTACCCAATAAAAAG GGGTGAAGATATTTTTATCTCTGTTTGGAATCTGCATCGAAGTCCAAGTCTCTGGCAAGATGCAGAGAAGTTCAATCCTGAAAGGTGGCCTTTAGATGGACCAAATCCTAATGAAACAAACCAAAATTTCTG TTACTTGCCCTTTGGTGGAGGACCTCGGAAATGTGTAGGAGACATGTTTGCATCTTTCGAG ACTGTTGTAGCAGTTGCAATGCTTGTCCGGCGATTTAACTTCCAAATGGCACTTGGAGCTCCTCCA GTTGAAATGACTACTGGAGCAACTATCCACACAACGCAGGGGCTGAAGATGACAGTTACACGAAGAATGAATCCTCCGATTATCCCTGAAATAAACATGGAGGGATTGAAGATGGAAGGAACTGCCCGGATTTTGGAAGCAGAGACCCAACTTGGAGAGAAAG TTGGTAAATATTATAGTATATGCTTCCCTTCAAAACTAGCTGTTTAA